From a single Epinephelus fuscoguttatus linkage group LG18, E.fuscoguttatus.final_Chr_v1 genomic region:
- the map1b gene encoding microtubule-associated protein 1B — MATLVESAEMETLGGQSNTGASPTSSSPSQHFNDSKFYLLVVIGEIVTEDHLKCAIADIEKGIRSWDTNLIDCNLDQELKLFVSRHSARFSADVRGQRILHHKSNVLETVVLINPSDDAVSTEVRLMISDTARHKLLVLSGQCSENSGELILQSGSFSFFNFIDIFTDQEIGELLSTIHPANKANLTLSCPEHGEWKNSNLDKHNLQDFINMKLNSTLILPEMEGLSEFTEYLSESVEIPSPFDMLEPPTSGGFLKLSKPCCYIFPAGCGDSALFAVNGFNMLINGGSDRKSCFWKLVRHLDRVDSILMTHIGDDNLPGINSMLQRKVAELEEEQSQGSTANSDWVKNMISPDIGIVFVNFPENMDNPEPNYRVRRTAEEAAFTQQFLTKLNLRLEPLQRPVGNTIEPLILFQKMGVGKLEMYVLNPSKNSKEMQHFMKQWTGSEKDTASILLPNGKESEFPISYLTSISSLIVWHPANPSDKVVRVLFPGNATQHHVFEGLEKLKHLDFLKEPVVTQKTMSSNIPSTPTLKQAKMKHRTDSKESLKSTPKPSPSKSIRKDSKEEAPEKAKADAEASHEKTQKTEKKEKAPLKKDKAKAPEKESKAKSEQTGQNETPEKKKSEIKPKVERIVKKETKVSVEKKKEAKKEVAKKDDAPKQDIKKEEKVKKEEAKKVIKKDIRRDSPMKEKKEEKKDVKRPLKDIKKTSAAGEEKSLAPKPKPLKKDSASKKDAGVPSKLKEKGKPKVTKKETKVDSGELAASAAAVVDDPEVVRSLMSTPEDLTKDFEELRAEELVEDDATVQQIKEEEPVMIHHEEIIQTKESPEALESVDEGITTTEAEGDNGETPEEQVLKEKLNGSVSEKFEDEGTVMEETSEGGDYEEKGETEEVYEPQTVEPDKDKLTPSEDEHQDRNVEVKPADSVQGNDDITNKNVEVPYVCEAETKKHSLFVSASPKVSSPVSPAASIHDEMVPVGFESSTVSDDENRDEPPEDYTVTSGHTQSTMEISSVPTPMDEMLTPRDLMSDENTNDESPSPDVGKFGTSTSGEFDRKKLSPLQGMAGSDHTQSDATEGQDYSHSASTISPPSSLEEDKFGKGFLSTGKAEGFSTAQEPCDKFDIDSARLSSTSTTTPLIRSPSVDRKDQFDSPILFAAPIELSTTLAGARATVDPSLSPDDKTLEGANSPQSSGHTPYYQSPVDEKAGALPPMSEDEAQGPVIVEVTSDKEDTSSRVTPEPNGQETGSSSPVERAMFSPKSPPPTDSDSPTKKDKSFFDIDHKKTGDSILSSGPMTKPESDTNLFTAFKEESKMSISEGTTSDKSGTPLEEVVAEDTFSHLASASTASLATSSLPEPTTDSPSLHAEVGSPHSTEVDDSLSVSVVQTPTTFHEAEGSPSKEDSPRPMSISPDISPKTKSRTQDTKSPEHSTMSIEFGQESPDHSLALDFSKQSPEHPSVGSSSRATENGPTEVDYSPSDGKNGRPSEDRASPVEKPFLSEENDSVLATSATPSDASQSTPSVTTPCQMTEILNAVAEQTDKSPVTPKASSLTHSPHSNEPSPVLGGPPAKDSISPVSPSVESITNKYDTQQIYDKSPSPPKAASPSSSFTFSKEETISPAKETDPFKCEDSTPEEKSPVSPKVPQPSYLPLSSDPCHYNSACGSKDPDSTKKSPSAPSKTDVDLCLVTSCEYRHPKTELSPSFINPNPLEYFINEENAIDEEKPLAKSGGGPPPPGGKLSVKQCEETPPTSISESAPSQTDSDVPPGTEECPSITADANIDSEDDSETLPTDRTLTYRHADPPPAALRDSAPSSGHHDVCMVDPEALKAEENLHNANTDGGEKAKKKKLLKKSSSPARKSALSKVKDSKTSSPKKSVGEGKDAKNATNTSASRGVKSATSGTNSGKASGGASLPNCPPMYMDLVYIPNHCNAKNVDAEFFKRVRSSYYVVSGNDQTAQEPSRAVLDALLEGKAQWGNNMQVTLIPTHDTDVMREWYQETHDKQQELNIMVLASSSTVVMQDESFPACKIEM; from the exons GGCAGAGAATTCTTCACCATAAAAGTAATGTCCTGGAGACAGTGGTGCTTATCAACCCTTCAGATGATGCAGTCAGTACTGAG GTTCGTTTGATGATTTCTGACACAGCCAGACACAAGCTTCTGGTTCTCTCAGGACAATGCTCTGAAAACAGCGGGGAGCTGATTCTTCAGTCTGgatctttctctttcttcaaCTTCATAGACATATTCACTGACCAAGAG ATTGGTGAATTGCTCAGCACTATTCACCCGGCAAACAAAGCCAACCTCACACTCTCCTGCCCTGAACATGGCGAATGGAAAAACTCCAACTTGGACAAACACAACCTGCAGGACTTCATTAACATGAAACTTAACTCCACTCTCATACTCCCTGAAATGGAGGGCCTCTCGGAGTTCACAGAGTATTTATCTGAATCAGTAGAGATCCCATCTCCTTTTGACATGTTAGAACCACCAACCTCAGGTGGATTCCTCAAACTCTCCAAACCATGCTGTTACATTTTCCCTGCTGGTTGCGGTGACTCTGCTCTCTTTGCTGTCAACGGCTTCAACATGCTTATCAACGGTGgctcagacaggaagtcatgCTTCTGGAAGCTGGTGAGACACCTGGACCGGGTTGACTCCATCCTCATGACCCACATTGGTGACGACAACCTGCCAGGTATCAATAGCATGCTGCAGAGGAAGGTTGCAGAACTTGAGGAGGAACAGTCGCAGGGATCAACAGCTAACAGCGACTGGGTGAAGAACATGATTTCTCCAGATATTGGTATTGTGTTTGTGAATTTTCCTGAAAATATGGATAACCCAGAGCCTAACTACAGAGTGCGGAGGACTGCTGAGGAGGCAGCGTTCACTCAGCAGTTCCTCACCAAGCTAAACTTGAGGTTAGAGCCTTTGCAAAGGCCCGTTGGAAACACTATAGAACCACTCATACTTTTCCAGAAAATGGGCGTTGGGAAGCTTGAGATGTATGTGCTTAATCCATCAAAGAACAGCAAAGAGATGCAGCACTTTATGAAGCAGTGGACAGGTAGTGAAAAAGACACCGCCTCCATTCTGCTGCCAAATGGAAAAGAATCTGAGTTCCCCATCTCTTACCTGACATCTATCTCTTCACTCATTGTGTGGCACCCTGCAAATCCCTCAGACAAGGTTGTGCGTGTTCTCTTTCCTGGAAATGCCACCCAGCATCACGTCTTTGAAGGTTTAGAAAAGCTAAAGCACTTGGACTTTCTGAAGGAGCCAGTTGTCACTCAAAAAACGATGTCTTCTAATATACCGTCAACACCAACTCTAAAGCAAGCTAAGATGAAACACAGAACAGACAGCAAAGAGAGCCTTAAGTCTACCCCAAAGCCATCACCAAGCAAAAGCATCAGGAAAGATTCAAAGGAGGAAGCACCAGAAAAGGCAAAGGCAGATGCAGAAGCATctcatgaaaaaacacaaaagactgagaaaaaagaaaaggcccCGCTGAAAAAGGACAAGGCAAAGGCACCCGAGAAAGAATCAAAAGCCAAGTCAGAGCAAACAGGCCAGAATGAAACTCCAGAAAAAAAGAAGTCTGAAATAAAACCCAAAGTTGAAAGGATTGTTAAAAAGGAGACCAAAGTGTCtgtggaaaagaaaaaggaagcaAAGAAAGAAGTAGCAAAGAAAGATGATGCACCCAAACAGGACAttaaaaaggaggaaaaagtaAAGAAAGAGGAGGCAAAGAAAGTTATAAAAAAGGATATAAGAAGGGACTCGCctatgaaggagaagaaggaagaaaagaaagatgtcAAAAGGCCCTTGAAGGACATAAAAAAGACATCCGCTGCGGGTGAAGAAAAGAGTCTAGCACCAAAACCAAAGCCCCTGAAAAAAGACAGTGCTTCAAAGAAAGACGCAGGAGTCCCGTCAAAGTTAAAAGAGAAAGGAAAGCCAAAGGTGACAAAGAAGGAGACAAAGGTGGATAGTGGCGAACTTGCAGCTAGTGCAGCAGCTGTTGTAGATGATCCAGAAGTAGTAAGATCTCTGATGTCCACACCAGAGGACCTCACTAAGGACTTTGAGGAGCTTAGAGCTGAAGAGTTGGTGGAGGATGATGCGACTGTGCAACAAATTAAGGAAGAAGAGCCTGTGATGATCCACCATGAAGAAATAATACAAACCAAAGAGTCACCTGAGGCATTAGAGTCTGTGGATGAGGGTATAACCACAACAGAGGCTGAAGGAGACAATGGAGAGACACCAGAAGAACAAGTTCTTAAAGAAAAACTCAATGGCAGCGTCAGTGAGAAGTTTGAAGATGAAGGCACTGTAATGGAGGAGACCTCAGAGGGAGGGGATTATGAAGagaagggagagacagaagaagttTATGAGCCACAGACAGTGGAACCAGATAAAGATAAGCTTACACCCAGTGAAGATGAACACCAAGACAGAAATGTTGAAGTCAAACCAGCAGATAGTGTTCAAGGCAATGATGATATAACTAATAAAAATGTAGAAGTTCCATATGTATGTGAggcagaaacaaagaaacataGTCTGTTTGTATCAGCATCACCCAAAGTGTCCTCACCTGTTTCCCCGGCTGCATCTATCCATGACGAAATGGTTCCAGTTGGCTTTGAGAGTTCAACGGTCTCAGATGACGAGAACAGAGATGAACCCCCTGAGGATTACACCGTCACCTCTGGCCACACTCAGTCCACCATGGAGATATCCAGTGTGCCTACTCCCATGGATGAGATGTTGACTCCTAGGGACCTAATGAGTGATGAAAACACCAATGATGAGTCTCCTTCGCCGGATGTAGGCAAGTTTGGGACATCAACATCTGGGGAGTTTGATAGGAAGAAACTGTCTCCACTTCAGGGTATGGCAGGGTCAGATCACACTCAGAGTGATGCCACAGAAGGCCAGGACTACAGTCACTCCGCTTCCACGATATCTCCCCCATCATCACTAGAAGAGGATAAATTTGGTAAAGGGTTTCTCTCCACAGGGAAAGCTGAAGGATTTTCAACAGCTCAAGAGCCATGTGACAAGTTTGACATAGATTCAGCTAGACTCAGTTCAACTTCCACAACAACACCTCTTATACGTTCTCCGTCAGTAGACCGCAAGGACCAGTTTGATTCTCCAATACTGTTTGCTGCTCCAATAGAGCTGTCCACGACGCTGGCAGGCGCCAGGGCAACAGTGGATCCCTCCCTCAGCCCAGATGATAAGACACTGGAAGGAGCTAACTCACCTCAGTCCTCTGGTCACACACCTTACTATCAGTCACCAGTAGATGAGAAAGCAGGTGCTCTACCACCTATGTCAGAAGATGAAGCACAGGGTCCGGTAATTGTGGAGGTGACAAGTGATAAAGAGGACACCTCCAGTAGAGTTACTCCAGAACCTAATGGGCAAGAAACAGGAAGTTCCTCCCCTGTAGAGAGGGCAATGTTCTCTCCAAAAAGCCCACCCCCAACTGACTCTGATTCCCCAACGAAGAAGGACAAGTCATTCTTTGATATAGATCATAAGAAAACTGGAGATTCCATTTTGTCCTCAGGACCAATGACCAAACCTGAATCAGACACTAATCTTTTCACAGCTTTCAAGGAAGAGAGTAAAATGTCAATTTCAGAGGGCACCACATCAGACAAATCTGGAACTCCTCTGGAGGAGGTGGTAGCAGAAgatacattttcacatttagCGTCAGCATCCACCGCCTCGCTGGCCACCAGCTCATTGCCGGAACCCACCACTGACTCTCCTTCCCTTCATGCTGAAGTAGGCTCTCCTCACTCAACAGAAGTAGATGACTCTTTGTCTGTCTCCGTGGTTCAGACCCCGACCACCTTCCATGAGGCTGAGGGATCTCCATCCAAAGAAGACAGCCCAAGGCCCATGTCTATCTCTCCAGACATCTCACCAAAGACAAAAAGCAgaacacaggacacaaaatCCCCAGAGCACTCCACCATGTCAATCGAGTTTGGCCAGGAGTCCCCTGACCACTCCTTAGCCCTGGACTTCAGTAAGCAATCTCCGGAGCACCCATCAGTGGGAAGCAGTTCACGTGCTACAGAGAATGGCCCAACTGAGGTTGACTACAGTCCCTCAGATGGAAAGAATGGAAGACCATCTGAAGACCGGGCTTCTCCAGTGGAGAAGCCTTTTCTTTCTGAAGAGAACGATTCAGTCCTTGCAACCTCTGCAACCCCATCAGATGCATCTCAGTCCACTCCCTCTGTTACAACCCCATGCCAGATGACAGAAATACTTAATGCCGTGGCTGAGCAGACAGATAAGTCTCCAGTCACTCCAAAGGCATCCTCTCTCACCCACTCACCCCATTCCAATGAGCCATCCCCAGTGCTAGGAGGTCCTCCAGCTAAAGACAGTATCAGCCCAGTTTCACCATCTGTAGAGAGCATTACTAATAAATATGACACACAGCAGATATACGACAAGTCACCCTCACCTCCCAAAGCTGCCTCCCCATCATCGTCTTTTACCTTTTCAAAAGAAGAGACCATTTCCCCAGCAAAGGAGACTGATCcctttaaatgtgaggattcCACACCTGAGGAAAAATCCCCTGTGAGCCCCAAAGTTCCCCAACCATCATATCTACCTCTATCCTCTGATCCGTGTCATTACAATTCTGCTTGTGGCTCCAAGGACCCAGACTCCACCAAGAAGAGCCCCTCTGCTCCATCTAAGACAGATGTCGACCTCTGCCTAGTCACTTCATGTGAGTATCGTCACCCCAAGACAGAATTGTCCCCATCTTTCATCAACCCCAACCCTCTAGAATACTTCATCAATGAAGAGAATGCTATAGATGAGGAGAAGCCTCTGGCTAAGTCAGGAGGAGGGCCCCCACCTCCAGGAGGTAAGCTGTCTGTCAAGCAGTGTGAGGAGACCCCACCTACATCCATCAGTGAATCTGCCCCCTCCCAGACTGATTCAGATGTTCCACCAGGGACGGAGGAGTGCCCTTCCATTACAGCAGATGCTAACATTGATTCTGAAGATGACTCTGAGACTCTGCCCACTGACAGAACgttgacctacagacatgctGATCCTCCTCCGGCGGCACTCAGGGACTCTGCTCCATCTTCAGGCCACCATGATGTCTGCATGGTGGATCCAGAAGCCCTCAAGGCTGAAGAAAACCTCCACAATGCTAATACAGATGGGGGAGAAAAGGCCAAGAAGAAAAAGCTCTTGAAAAAGTCTTCCTCGCCAGCCAGGAAGAGTGCTCTATCAAAAGTGAAAGACTCAAAGACTTCCTCTCCAAAGAAGAGTGTCGGAGAAGGGAAAGATGCCAAAAATGCAACCAATACCTCTGCATCCAGAGGTGTAAAAAGTGCCACATCAG GTACTAACAGTGGAAAGGCATCAGGTGGGGCATCTCTGCCCAACTGTCCTCCCATGTATATGGATTTGGTTTACATCCCCAATCACTGCAATGCCAAGAATGTGGATGCTGAGTTCTTTAAGCGGGTGCGCTCCTCTTACTATGTGGTCAGTGGCAATGATCAGACAGCTCAGGAGCCCAGCAGAGCTGTCCTTGATGCTCTTCTCGAAGGAAAGGCCCAATGGGGAAATAATATGCAG GTCACTCTGATTCCAACCCATGACACTGACGTGATGAGGGAGTGGTACCAGGAGACCCACGACAAGCAGCAAGAGCTCAACATCATGGTcctggccagcagcagcactgtcgTCATGCAGGATGAATCCTTTCCAGCTTGTAAGATAGAGATGTAG